A stretch of the Saccharolobus caldissimus genome encodes the following:
- a CDS encoding peroxiredoxin — MVKVGDKAPIFEAVTDSGEKISLADFIGKHNIVLYFYPKDNTPGCTREACAFRDNWNLLKDYDVVVIGVSSDDINSHKKFKEKYQLPFILVSDPDKKIRELYNAKGFILPARITFVIDKRGIIRHIYNSQFNPENHVKEALKALQKIREEEVRN; from the coding sequence ATGGTAAAAGTAGGAGATAAGGCCCCTATATTTGAGGCAGTTACTGATAGCGGAGAGAAAATATCGTTAGCGGATTTCATAGGAAAGCATAATATAGTTCTCTATTTCTATCCTAAAGATAACACACCAGGATGTACCAGAGAAGCTTGTGCTTTCAGAGATAACTGGAATTTACTTAAGGATTACGATGTAGTAGTAATAGGAGTTAGTTCTGACGATATTAATTCTCATAAGAAGTTCAAAGAGAAATATCAGCTTCCGTTTATATTAGTAAGTGATCCAGATAAGAAAATAAGGGAATTATATAACGCTAAGGGCTTTATATTACCTGCAAGAATAACGTTCGTAATTGATAAGAGAGGCATAATAAGACATATATATAACTCCCAGTTTAACCCAGAAAATCACGTTAAAGAGGCTTTAAAAGCTTTACAAAAAATTAGAGAAGAGGAAGTTAGAAATTAG
- a CDS encoding S53 family peptidase translates to MGRNFKFVLLFILLMSIIPTILGLAQSQQYYYIQTTSPIYSIVPGSQFVQPLNSSLTLYIAVLLNFTNVSSLQNYLNKVYFSPIYFHHWLTPYQFREYYYPPNSYIKSLVKYLESYNLQFLGQYGLALVFKGTVGNIENAFHTYINIYYYPFKDLFWFGLIGIKNIGPFYYFSNNVTASLPYSVGKYVLGLVGIDSLDPKVINAVRESWHLAMDKVKTQSSLISKVIISPITIQQYFNFTEAYNHGYNGNDSDIAIEGVPECYVNVSDIYAFWKLYNIPRTGHLNVITFGNDTSGGQSAENELDAEWSGAFAPASNVTIVFSDGYVGGPALVGYSLNYWYEYYYMVNYLDPNVISISVTLPESFLAAYYPAMLYMIHNMMLQAATEGISVLAASGDWGFESDHPPPNFHIGIYNTIWYPESDPYVTSVGGIFINASSNGSIVEVSGWDYSTGGNSVVFPVQSYELTSLIPFTPIIVRTYPDIAFVAAGGYDIPEFGFGLPLIFQGQLFVWYGTSGAAPMTAAMIALGSNRLGSLNFALYHISYQGLIISPIGILQGKIGWIPITEGNNPLPAHYGWNYVTGPGTYNAYSMIYDLLLYSGIIKSS, encoded by the coding sequence ATGGGAAGGAATTTTAAATTCGTACTACTATTTATTTTATTAATGTCAATTATACCTACAATATTAGGATTAGCTCAAAGTCAGCAATATTACTACATTCAAACTACTTCTCCAATATACTCAATAGTTCCAGGCTCACAATTCGTCCAACCACTTAATTCTAGCCTAACACTTTACATTGCAGTATTGCTTAACTTCACTAATGTCTCGTCCCTTCAAAATTATCTAAATAAAGTATATTTCTCTCCAATCTATTTCCATCATTGGTTAACTCCGTATCAATTTAGGGAATACTATTATCCGCCAAATTCCTATATAAAATCCCTAGTTAAGTATTTAGAATCATATAATCTTCAATTCTTAGGACAATACGGCCTAGCCTTAGTATTTAAAGGAACTGTAGGAAATATAGAGAACGCTTTTCATACTTACATAAATATTTATTATTATCCTTTTAAAGACCTCTTCTGGTTCGGACTAATCGGAATTAAAAACATAGGTCCCTTTTACTATTTTAGTAATAACGTAACTGCATCCTTACCCTATAGTGTAGGAAAATACGTGTTGGGCTTAGTAGGAATAGATAGCTTAGATCCTAAAGTCATTAATGCAGTTAGGGAAAGTTGGCATTTAGCAATGGATAAAGTTAAGACGCAGAGTAGCCTAATTTCAAAAGTAATAATTTCTCCAATCACAATTCAACAATACTTTAACTTTACTGAAGCATATAATCACGGATATAACGGAAATGATAGTGATATAGCAATAGAGGGAGTACCAGAATGCTATGTAAATGTCTCGGACATTTATGCCTTCTGGAAATTATATAACATACCGCGAACAGGCCATCTGAATGTAATAACTTTCGGAAACGATACTTCAGGAGGACAGTCTGCAGAAAATGAACTTGATGCTGAGTGGTCTGGGGCTTTTGCTCCAGCCTCAAACGTGACCATAGTTTTTAGTGATGGTTATGTAGGAGGCCCTGCGTTAGTTGGCTATTCCCTTAATTATTGGTATGAATATTATTATATGGTTAACTATTTAGATCCCAACGTGATTTCAATTTCAGTAACTTTGCCGGAGTCCTTCCTAGCAGCCTATTATCCTGCAATGCTTTATATGATACATAACATGATGCTTCAAGCTGCAACTGAGGGAATATCAGTATTAGCTGCTTCGGGAGATTGGGGGTTTGAGAGTGACCATCCTCCACCCAATTTCCATATTGGGATATATAACACAATATGGTATCCTGAATCAGATCCTTACGTAACCTCAGTGGGAGGAATATTCATTAACGCTTCTTCTAATGGAAGTATAGTGGAAGTAAGCGGCTGGGATTACAGTACTGGAGGAAACAGCGTAGTCTTTCCAGTTCAGTCCTATGAGTTAACGTCCTTAATACCCTTTACTCCAATTATCGTTAGAACGTATCCAGACATAGCTTTCGTAGCAGCAGGAGGATATGATATTCCAGAGTTCGGTTTTGGACTGCCACTGATATTCCAAGGGCAACTATTCGTATGGTATGGTACTAGTGGTGCTGCTCCAATGACGGCTGCAATGATTGCTTTAGGTAGTAATAGATTAGGTTCATTAAATTTCGCATTATACCATATATCATATCAAGGATTAATTATCTCACCCATTGGAATACTTCAAGGTAAAATAGGCTGGATTCCTATAACAGAAGGTAATAATCCATTACCTGCTCATTATGGCTGGAATTATGTTACAGGTCCGGGAACGTACAATGCCTATTCTATGATCTACGATTTGTTATTATATTCTGGAATAATAAAGTCTTCTTAA
- a CDS encoding dienelactone hydrolase family protein produces the protein MSEREIFYESHEGKIRAFLASPQNPTLAVIVVHEIWGLNDNIKDISRRLANEGYMAFAPHLYTKYEDVLTPENIQNVMTKVWSLPPEKRTDPNAYRELMSSLNEVGRKVVDLLVINRQKMEEQMIKDLIKAYDYVNSLGVKKIVSMGFCMGGGLAFQLATEVPLDGTIVFYGRNPQPIEAIERIKGPILGLYAGEDPPINAGLPDLISAVIKYKKDLELKIYPGAYHAFFNDRGRSYNKAAAEDAWERVKNFLRRISK, from the coding sequence ATGAGTGAAAGGGAAATATTTTATGAATCCCATGAGGGGAAGATTAGGGCATTTTTAGCTTCTCCTCAGAATCCCACATTAGCTGTAATAGTAGTTCATGAAATATGGGGTCTAAATGATAACATAAAGGATATTTCAAGAAGGTTAGCTAATGAGGGATACATGGCTTTTGCACCTCATCTTTACACCAAATATGAAGATGTGTTAACACCAGAAAATATACAAAATGTTATGACTAAGGTATGGAGCCTTCCTCCAGAAAAGAGAACTGACCCAAACGCGTATAGGGAATTAATGTCATCATTAAACGAAGTTGGTAGGAAGGTTGTAGACTTATTAGTAATTAATAGACAGAAAATGGAAGAGCAAATGATAAAGGACTTAATTAAAGCTTACGATTACGTAAATTCCTTAGGAGTTAAAAAGATAGTAAGTATGGGCTTTTGTATGGGAGGAGGATTAGCTTTTCAACTTGCTACAGAAGTTCCCTTAGATGGAACTATTGTGTTTTACGGTAGGAATCCTCAACCCATAGAAGCCATAGAGAGAATTAAGGGACCAATTTTAGGGCTATATGCTGGAGAAGATCCTCCAATAAACGCTGGCTTACCAGATCTAATATCGGCTGTTATAAAATATAAAAAAGACTTAGAACTGAAGATTTACCCTGGAGCTTATCATGCTTTTTTTAACGATAGGGGAAGAAGTTATAATAAGGCTGCAGCTGAAGATGCATGGGAGAGGGTTAAAAACTTTTTAAGGAGGATATCTAAATGA
- a CDS encoding metallophosphoesterase family protein yields MPFKFKLGFCTDLHGSEYTFRRTLNIAKSKKIDYLIISGGLTAKDIVFVEEIGGMYLVNGKKVNLKNLTEDSLRSGKYLIVNKKEVIDDIKADKSKLEKTLAEIIADQFSRWIKIADEIYRLDRVLWSPAHGDIPQLDDILRGLGAKLVNDSVSFIEDVQLVSLGYGSPIQNSYREVSDSDIYIKGKSLLKDAEKDKVIMNFHMPPLNTKLDVIKVGFKKFHAGSKAVLDLINEYQPFVSLHGHVHESTGVEKIGNTTAINPGSIFQLGEPSIVLFDVYKEVKTIGTLSIGSYVIKNIEFVTTATMYM; encoded by the coding sequence ATGCCCTTTAAATTTAAGCTGGGATTTTGTACTGACCTACATGGTTCTGAGTACACTTTTAGACGTACATTAAATATTGCTAAAAGTAAGAAAATTGATTATTTAATAATAAGTGGTGGTCTAACAGCTAAGGATATAGTTTTTGTTGAAGAGATAGGTGGGATGTACCTAGTTAATGGGAAAAAAGTAAACTTAAAGAATCTAACTGAGGATTCCTTAAGATCTGGGAAGTATCTGATTGTAAATAAAAAGGAGGTAATTGATGATATTAAGGCTGATAAAAGTAAATTGGAAAAAACATTAGCGGAAATTATAGCTGATCAATTTTCGAGATGGATAAAGATAGCAGATGAGATATATCGCTTAGACAGAGTCCTCTGGAGTCCAGCCCACGGAGACATTCCACAATTAGATGACATTCTAAGAGGCTTAGGTGCTAAATTGGTTAATGATAGCGTAAGCTTCATAGAAGACGTTCAATTAGTCTCTTTAGGTTACGGATCTCCTATTCAGAACTCCTATAGAGAAGTCTCGGACTCCGACATTTACATTAAAGGTAAATCATTACTAAAGGATGCTGAAAAAGATAAGGTAATTATGAACTTTCACATGCCTCCATTAAATACTAAGTTAGACGTGATTAAAGTAGGGTTTAAGAAGTTCCACGCAGGTTCTAAAGCAGTATTAGACTTAATAAATGAATATCAACCATTTGTGTCGTTACATGGTCACGTGCATGAGAGTACTGGAGTAGAAAAGATAGGTAATACAACCGCAATTAACCCTGGTAGTATATTCCAGTTAGGAGAACCGTCAATCGTTTTATTTGACGTTTACAAGGAGGTTAAAACTATAGGAACGTTAAGTATAGGAAGTTATGTGATAAAGAACATTGAATTTGTTACTACTGCAACTATGTATATGTAG
- a CDS encoding MFS transporter, with amino-acid sequence MGVLRNYEFSFLSISFIISFSLQLMGAYLILWFYSIGLSFTEIGLITSIYMILTLPVDVPSSAFADKYGRLKIFSIGTLIYSLGLISLSISLSPIFVFLSYGIMGIGLGIYSNTLEAWIVDSLNSRGKVPKIFSRQQIANGIAGFLGNVLAGILVLLYHKLNLPILMAGFIMLLTLPIALFSEDNKGEKTITLPTQRIMKEGVKYVSSKRPLLALLVSSIFTVFPLVAWMQFVSPYVVNILGFPQKYWGFILSAYFLTVALGGYINEKLLKRINHKLITIFSVFLLSLFVLMLSISNLILVLLLLFGLSLIYPIRSSNIISWENELIPSNYRATTLSSLSFIIRIVYILAPPLVGYLISAYGYSFTYIAVGILSLVGVIPLVIAYEVKTL; translated from the coding sequence GTGGGTGTATTGAGAAATTATGAATTCTCGTTTCTTTCAATTTCATTTATAATTTCATTCTCATTACAATTAATGGGTGCATATCTAATACTATGGTTTTATAGTATAGGGCTGTCTTTTACTGAAATAGGTTTAATCACTTCAATATATATGATTTTAACATTACCAGTAGATGTGCCGTCCTCTGCATTTGCAGATAAATATGGAAGGCTTAAAATTTTCTCAATAGGTACATTAATCTATAGTCTAGGATTAATTAGCTTATCCATCTCATTATCGCCAATTTTTGTGTTTTTATCCTATGGAATAATGGGTATAGGATTAGGCATTTACTCGAATACATTAGAGGCGTGGATCGTCGACTCTTTAAATTCACGCGGAAAAGTACCTAAAATTTTTTCAAGGCAACAGATAGCAAATGGGATTGCTGGATTTTTGGGAAATGTACTCGCTGGTATTTTAGTGCTTTTATATCATAAGCTAAATTTACCCATTCTAATGGCTGGATTCATAATGTTACTAACTTTACCTATTGCATTATTTAGTGAAGATAATAAGGGAGAAAAGACAATAACGTTACCTACTCAAAGAATTATGAAAGAAGGTGTAAAATACGTATCAAGTAAAAGACCATTGTTAGCGTTATTAGTTTCCTCAATTTTTACGGTATTTCCGTTAGTAGCGTGGATGCAGTTCGTTTCACCATATGTAGTAAATATATTAGGATTTCCTCAGAAATACTGGGGATTTATCTTGTCAGCCTATTTCTTAACAGTTGCTTTAGGCGGTTATATAAACGAGAAGCTATTGAAAAGGATAAATCATAAGTTAATTACCATATTTTCAGTATTTTTATTATCGCTTTTCGTATTAATGCTCTCAATTAGTAACTTAATTCTGGTACTATTGCTTCTGTTTGGCTTGTCGTTAATTTATCCTATACGCTCATCAAATATTATCTCATGGGAGAATGAATTAATACCTAGCAATTATAGAGCTACTACACTCTCCTCCCTTTCATTCATAATTAGGATAGTATATATACTGGCCCCTCCACTAGTAGGTTACCTAATCAGTGCTTATGGATATAGTTTCACATACATAGCTGTAGGAATACTTTCGTTAGTAGGAGTTATACCATTAGTCATTGCATATGAAGTTAAAACACTCTAA